A stretch of Geomonas oryzisoli DNA encodes these proteins:
- a CDS encoding low affinity iron permease family protein, with translation MKLHEVSRFSRFATWVSHTSGHPSSFIFALAIIVVWAVTGPIFKFSDTWQLVINTGTTIITFLMVFVIQNTQNRDSVAIQLKLDEIIRSLDGANNALLNMEELDEKDLEAIRQSYLKLAEDARNALRKGRKQRATNPPSV, from the coding sequence ATGAAACTGCACGAGGTGTCCCGTTTCAGCCGCTTCGCCACCTGGGTTTCCCACACCTCGGGTCACCCATCCTCCTTCATATTCGCTCTTGCGATAATCGTGGTCTGGGCGGTCACCGGGCCGATTTTCAAGTTCAGCGACACCTGGCAACTGGTCATCAATACCGGCACCACGATCATCACCTTCTTGATGGTCTTCGTGATCCAGAATACCCAGAACCGGGATTCGGTGGCGATTCAGCTCAAGCTGGACGAGATCATCCGGTCGCTGGACGGGGCGAACAACGCACTCCTCAACATGGAGGAACTGGACGAGAAGGATCTCGAGGCGATCAGGCAGAGCTACTTGAAACTGGCGGAAGATGCGCGCAACGCCCTGCGTAAGGGGCGGAAACAGCGGGCGACGAACCCGCCTTCCGTTTAA
- a CDS encoding class I SAM-dependent methyltransferase, whose protein sequence is MNLYHELCLPHLTNCVCGLKALARQRELIVPLARGRVLEVGMGTALNLPFYDRDKVSCIWGLEPSPGMRKAAEKNVRRSGMQVQWLDLPAATIPLEDGCVDTVLLTFTLCSIADWQGALEEMRRVLAPQGRLLFCEHGSAPDEGVLRWQERITPWWKHLAGGCHLDRPIPRLIGSSGFRVTELAAGYAAGVPKVAGYTYRGCAEKG, encoded by the coding sequence ATGAACCTCTACCACGAGCTTTGTCTCCCCCATCTCACCAACTGCGTCTGCGGGCTGAAGGCTCTCGCCCGGCAACGGGAGTTGATCGTGCCGCTGGCTCGCGGGCGCGTGCTCGAGGTGGGGATGGGGACGGCATTGAACCTTCCCTTTTACGACCGGGACAAGGTGAGCTGCATCTGGGGATTGGAACCGTCACCGGGGATGCGCAAGGCGGCGGAAAAAAACGTGCGGCGCAGCGGGATGCAGGTGCAGTGGCTCGATCTCCCCGCCGCGACCATCCCCCTGGAAGACGGGTGCGTCGACACCGTGCTGCTGACCTTCACCCTGTGCAGCATAGCCGACTGGCAGGGTGCCTTGGAGGAGATGCGGCGCGTGCTTGCACCGCAAGGAAGGCTGCTTTTTTGCGAGCACGGGTCGGCCCCCGATGAGGGGGTGCTGCGATGGCAGGAGCGGATCACGCCGTGGTGGAAGCATCTGGCTGGAGGGTGTCACCTCGACCGTCCCATCCCGCGGCTGATCGGGTCGTCAGGGTTCAGGGTTACCGAGCTCGCTGCCGGGTACGCGGCGGGGGTGCCCAAGGTGGCGGGATACACCTATCGAGGCTGCGCGGAAAAGGGGTGA
- a CDS encoding HD domain-containing phosphohydrolase gives MFENVQVVLADDDPLNLDMLEKMLQNFECTLIKAGNGQEVIDAISAHPRVDLVVMDLNMPVLDGYEVLRRIKQNVHWHDIPVVVVTSDGKDVATVLELGANDFLAKPFNLCELRHRVMNQIRNKRLADFARNTNAILEMEVAKRTAALQQALAKSLQTEYEISLRLGRAAEFRDQETGSHLKCISQLSKRLGQLARIPEEQCEILYFASLLHDVGKIGIPDSILLKPGKLTPEEFGTMKEHTVIGGKIMSGARDYPVIEAGRIIALQHHEKWDGTGYPYGLKGDEIHIFARVVSIVDVFDALLTERVYKRAFTPEETSSIMMDESGKAFDPQLLELFFRHVDEFHTLQQGIHTDTLPNAGITEMIR, from the coding sequence ATGTTCGAAAACGTGCAGGTGGTCCTGGCGGATGACGATCCCCTCAACCTCGACATGCTCGAGAAGATGCTGCAGAACTTCGAGTGCACGCTGATCAAGGCCGGCAACGGGCAGGAGGTCATCGATGCCATCTCGGCCCACCCCCGGGTGGACCTGGTCGTCATGGACCTGAACATGCCGGTGCTGGACGGTTACGAGGTGCTGCGCCGGATCAAACAGAATGTGCACTGGCATGATATACCGGTGGTCGTGGTCACGTCGGACGGCAAGGACGTGGCAACCGTTTTGGAACTGGGCGCCAACGATTTTTTGGCCAAGCCGTTCAACCTATGCGAACTGCGCCACCGGGTCATGAACCAGATCCGCAACAAAAGGCTCGCCGACTTTGCCCGCAACACCAACGCCATCCTGGAAATGGAAGTGGCCAAACGAACGGCCGCCCTGCAGCAGGCTCTGGCGAAATCCCTGCAGACCGAATACGAGATCTCGCTGCGCCTGGGTCGGGCGGCGGAGTTCAGGGACCAGGAGACCGGATCGCACCTCAAGTGCATCAGCCAGCTTTCCAAGCGCCTGGGCCAGTTGGCCCGCATCCCCGAGGAGCAGTGCGAGATCCTGTATTTCGCCTCGCTGCTGCACGACGTGGGGAAGATCGGCATCCCGGACTCGATACTGCTCAAGCCCGGCAAGCTCACGCCCGAAGAGTTCGGGACCATGAAGGAGCACACGGTCATCGGCGGCAAGATCATGTCCGGTGCCAGGGACTACCCGGTCATCGAGGCGGGAAGGATCATCGCACTGCAGCACCACGAAAAATGGGACGGGACCGGCTACCCTTACGGTCTCAAAGGTGACGAGATACACATCTTCGCGAGGGTGGTGTCCATAGTGGACGTCTTCGATGCGCTGCTGACCGAGAGGGTCTACAAGCGGGCCTTCACCCCTGAGGAGACCAGCAGCATCATGATGGACGAAAGCGGCAAGGCCTTCGACCCGCAACTACTCGAACTGTTCTTCAGGCATGTCGACGAGTTCCACACCCTCCAACAGGGCATCCACACCGACACCCTCCCCAACGCCGGCATCACCGAGATGATCCGCTAG
- a CDS encoding AEC family transporter, translating to MITIVNALTPVLSLILVGFLIRRSEFLSPTFWPSAERLTYFLLMPAALIHSLAGKKIGSLPWFGILLTVEGVVAASALLVILWGAANRRMGGGVFTSLFQGGVRFNTFVALALAESLFGKDGLFLAALGAGFMIVLINVLCVSAFSLTVGSGGGLDLRRLAADLVRNPLIIGCVLGIAINASGWQLPAAIDGTLALAGKAAFPVGLMAVGAAYRAGNLALHWQPTVVSCCIQFLCKPVLAWSLAAATGLTGAAAGVVLLLFSVPTAPTAYILSRQMGGDHDSMASIITAQTCLSFVTLPVTVWMLL from the coding sequence TTGATCACCATAGTAAACGCCCTCACCCCCGTGCTGTCCCTGATCCTGGTCGGCTTCCTGATCAGGCGCAGCGAATTCCTTTCCCCAACCTTCTGGCCCTCTGCCGAGCGGCTCACCTACTTCCTGCTGATGCCGGCAGCCCTCATCCACAGTCTGGCCGGCAAGAAGATCGGTTCGCTCCCCTGGTTCGGCATCCTCCTTACCGTCGAAGGGGTGGTCGCCGCCAGTGCACTCCTGGTCATCCTGTGGGGCGCCGCCAACCGGCGCATGGGAGGCGGCGTCTTCACCTCGCTGTTCCAGGGTGGCGTCCGCTTCAACACCTTCGTGGCGCTCGCCCTCGCCGAGAGCCTGTTCGGCAAGGACGGACTGTTCCTGGCGGCCCTCGGCGCCGGGTTCATGATCGTCCTCATCAACGTGCTCTGCGTCTCCGCCTTCTCGCTGACCGTCGGCAGCGGCGGCGGGCTCGATCTCAGGCGCCTGGCGGCCGACCTCGTGCGCAACCCGCTCATCATCGGCTGCGTCCTGGGAATCGCCATCAACGCATCGGGGTGGCAACTTCCCGCCGCCATAGACGGCACCCTCGCGCTGGCAGGGAAAGCGGCCTTCCCGGTGGGGCTCATGGCGGTGGGGGCGGCCTACCGGGCCGGCAACCTGGCCCTGCACTGGCAACCTACCGTGGTGAGTTGCTGCATCCAGTTTCTGTGCAAACCGGTGCTCGCCTGGTCCCTCGCCGCGGCAACCGGGCTTACCGGCGCGGCGGCGGGGGTGGTGCTGCTTCTTTTCAGCGTCCCCACCGCGCCGACAGCCTACATCCTCTCCCGGCAGATGGGGGGCGACCATGACAGCATGGCCTCCATCATCACCGCCCAGACCTGCCTCTCCTTCGTCACGCTCCCGGTCACGGTCTGGATGTTGCTGTGA
- a CDS encoding LysR family transcriptional regulator: MSLRSLRILTAIASKGSFAAAAEQLCLTQSAISLQMKNLEEELGVPLFERTGRGTRLNLNGKLVVERAREIIDLYDGIRTELSPSGAIRGVLTLGAVPTVITGPLPPVLGRLRQEHQQMQVRLVSSLSAELVRQVEQGDLDAALTTEPPFSIPARYQWRVYDEEPFFVVAPKGTGPATVAELFAAYPFVRFDKTAWAGALVDGQLLTQGIRPREVMEFDSLEAALSLVEEGLGIAVMPLNRRRLKDAQRHFALTPFGTPQLVRKIGMYQKRHHPRLALTQLVLDELSRECGYLRKT; the protein is encoded by the coding sequence ATGTCCCTGCGCAGCCTACGCATCCTCACCGCCATCGCCAGCAAAGGAAGTTTCGCCGCGGCGGCGGAACAACTCTGTCTGACCCAATCCGCCATCAGCCTGCAGATGAAAAACCTGGAAGAAGAACTGGGCGTTCCCCTCTTCGAGCGCACCGGCCGGGGCACCAGGCTGAACCTGAACGGGAAGCTGGTCGTGGAACGGGCCCGGGAGATCATCGACCTCTACGACGGCATCAGGACCGAACTCTCCCCATCGGGCGCCATCAGGGGCGTGCTTACCCTCGGCGCAGTCCCGACGGTGATCACCGGGCCGCTTCCCCCCGTGCTGGGTCGGCTGCGCCAGGAGCACCAGCAGATGCAGGTGAGGCTCGTCTCGAGCCTTTCGGCGGAACTGGTGCGGCAGGTCGAGCAGGGAGACCTCGACGCGGCCCTCACCACCGAGCCCCCGTTTTCCATCCCTGCCCGGTACCAGTGGCGGGTCTACGACGAGGAGCCCTTCTTCGTGGTCGCCCCCAAAGGGACCGGGCCTGCCACGGTGGCCGAACTCTTCGCGGCCTATCCCTTCGTGCGCTTCGACAAGACGGCATGGGCGGGTGCGTTGGTGGACGGACAGTTGCTGACGCAGGGGATCCGCCCGCGCGAGGTGATGGAGTTCGATTCGCTGGAGGCGGCGCTGAGCCTGGTGGAAGAGGGGCTCGGGATCGCCGTCATGCCGCTGAACCGGCGCCGGCTCAAGGATGCACAAAGGCATTTCGCACTTACCCCGTTCGGCACGCCCCAGTTGGTCCGGAAGATAGGGATGTACCAGAAACGCCACCATCCGCGGCTCGCGCTGACCCAACTGGTGCTGGACGAGCTCAGTCGCGAGTGCGGATACTTGAGAAAAACTTGA
- a CDS encoding response regulator, translating into MFRPSSLSIRFLLLLIVFVVALPAAGVILYTGIEFRNAMLAEARRETEQLSERIATEQHNLVVAAEQLVTSLAQLPEVRARDKARVEPILKDLLKLNPMYGNITISDARGKMWASAMPMSQSLDVSKRRFFENAVRSGRLSSGEYILSRIITKPVFNLGYPLKDDKGNIAGVIGVSINVGNYRQLLQQMKLPAGASFVIMDHRGIILARGIEQERYVGKPYPDDAFRKIRQGAETGTEVRNGLQGDQRIISYRKLWLPGEATPYLYVTAGIPIDVATRQPNRALAHSILLLSSVLFLACGCAILIGKRCIGDRIRLLEDASERVAGGDSAVKISSLVVGGELGSLACTFDAMAEQLRARGDALARSEAFLNTIIQTEPECVKLLDCEGRLQMMNRAGLNMIDADSLDQVLGESVYPLVTPEYRGAFIELARNVFRGITGNLVFEAIGLKGRRVWLDTHAVPFRNDHGEIVSLLGITRDITGHRKSEEERRENLLLFESLMRYSPMGIRIFDGESGQCILLNQATADIAGGQVETMQGQNFRTLRSWRESGLLEVAEQVLDDGVARVRDVDLRTSFGKEVAMSYSLSRLLMKDKKHLLVVGRDVTDERRLAQEKKEMEAQILHVQKLESLGVLAGGIAHDFNNILMAIMGNAELALLRLPQESPVRTNLQNIEKSSQRAADLAQQMLAYSGKGSFVIEVMDVNAIIKEMSHMLEVSISKKAEMRLELAGGLPLLKVDATQIRQVIMNLVINASEAIGDRNGVIVVRTGTTELDGRALARLWLTDRLQEGLYVYFEVADDGCGMDQDTLGKIFDPFFTTKFTGRGLGMAAVLGIVRGHRGTIEVHSEPGLGSLFRVYLPACEGEHRQPARQPQSVVAACGSGTVLLVDDEEAIRSLASEMLQSLGYSVLTAEDGSAAVETFRLHRDEVDCVILDLTMPHMDGEQALQQLRSLDPQVQVILSSGYSEQEITERFVGRGLAGFIQKPYRLADLGQKLQRISTRERR; encoded by the coding sequence ATGTTTCGGCCGTCCTCGCTGTCCATCCGTTTTTTGCTGCTGCTCATCGTCTTCGTCGTCGCCCTGCCGGCCGCCGGCGTCATCCTGTACACGGGCATCGAGTTCCGAAACGCGATGCTGGCGGAGGCGAGGCGCGAGACCGAGCAGTTGAGCGAGCGGATCGCCACCGAGCAGCACAACCTGGTGGTGGCCGCCGAGCAGCTGGTGACCTCGCTGGCACAGCTCCCAGAGGTGAGGGCGCGGGACAAGGCGAGGGTCGAGCCGATCCTCAAAGACCTGCTCAAGCTCAACCCGATGTACGGCAACATCACCATCTCCGACGCGCGGGGGAAGATGTGGGCGTCGGCGATGCCCATGAGCCAGTCACTCGACGTCAGCAAGCGGCGCTTCTTCGAAAACGCCGTTCGCAGCGGCAGGCTGTCCTCGGGAGAGTACATCCTGAGCCGCATCATCACCAAGCCCGTCTTCAACCTGGGGTACCCCCTAAAAGACGACAAGGGGAACATCGCGGGGGTCATCGGCGTCAGCATCAACGTCGGCAACTACCGGCAACTGCTGCAGCAGATGAAGCTCCCCGCCGGCGCAAGTTTCGTGATCATGGACCACCGCGGGATCATCCTGGCCCGGGGGATCGAACAGGAGCGCTACGTCGGCAAGCCCTATCCCGACGACGCTTTCCGCAAGATCCGGCAAGGAGCCGAGACCGGCACCGAGGTCCGCAACGGGCTCCAGGGGGACCAAAGGATCATCTCCTACCGCAAACTGTGGCTCCCCGGGGAAGCCACTCCCTACCTGTACGTCACCGCCGGCATTCCCATCGACGTCGCCACCCGTCAACCCAACCGCGCGCTCGCCCACAGCATCCTGTTGCTGTCGTCGGTTCTGTTTCTGGCCTGCGGCTGCGCGATCCTGATCGGGAAACGCTGCATCGGAGACCGCATCAGGCTTCTGGAGGATGCGTCGGAGAGGGTGGCCGGCGGAGATTCGGCGGTGAAGATATCGTCTCTGGTGGTGGGGGGGGAGCTGGGAAGCCTGGCGTGCACCTTCGACGCGATGGCGGAGCAGCTGCGCGCCAGGGGGGACGCCCTTGCCCGCAGCGAGGCGTTCCTGAACACCATCATCCAGACCGAACCCGAATGCGTCAAGCTCCTCGACTGCGAGGGGCGCCTGCAGATGATGAACCGGGCCGGGCTCAACATGATCGACGCCGATAGCCTGGACCAGGTGCTGGGGGAGAGCGTCTATCCCCTGGTGACACCGGAGTACCGCGGCGCCTTCATCGAACTGGCCCGGAACGTCTTCCGCGGCATTACCGGCAACCTGGTCTTCGAGGCGATCGGCCTGAAGGGGCGGCGGGTCTGGCTCGACACCCACGCCGTTCCCTTTCGCAACGACCACGGGGAAATCGTCTCCCTGCTGGGGATCACCAGGGACATCACCGGGCACAGAAAGAGCGAAGAGGAGCGGCGCGAGAACCTGCTGCTGTTCGAGTCGCTGATGCGCTACTCCCCGATGGGGATCCGCATCTTCGACGGCGAGTCGGGGCAGTGCATCCTTTTGAACCAGGCGACGGCTGATATCGCAGGCGGGCAGGTGGAGACGATGCAGGGACAGAATTTCCGCACCCTGCGCTCGTGGCGGGAAAGCGGCCTTCTGGAGGTGGCCGAGCAGGTGCTCGACGACGGCGTGGCCCGGGTGCGCGACGTGGACCTGCGCACCAGTTTCGGCAAAGAGGTCGCCATGTCCTACAGCCTTTCCCGACTGCTGATGAAGGACAAGAAGCACCTGTTGGTGGTCGGCCGCGACGTCACCGATGAGAGGCGCCTGGCGCAGGAGAAAAAGGAGATGGAAGCCCAGATCCTGCACGTCCAGAAGCTGGAGAGCCTGGGAGTGCTGGCGGGGGGGATCGCGCACGACTTCAACAACATCCTGATGGCGATCATGGGCAACGCCGAGCTGGCGCTGCTTAGGCTGCCGCAGGAGTCGCCGGTCCGCACCAACCTGCAGAACATAGAGAAGTCCTCGCAGCGCGCCGCGGACCTTGCCCAGCAGATGCTTGCCTACTCCGGCAAGGGGAGCTTCGTCATCGAGGTGATGGACGTCAACGCCATCATCAAGGAAATGAGCCACATGCTGGAGGTCTCCATCTCCAAGAAGGCCGAGATGCGCCTGGAGCTCGCCGGCGGTCTTCCCCTGCTGAAGGTGGACGCGACGCAGATCCGCCAGGTCATCATGAATCTCGTCATCAACGCCTCGGAGGCGATCGGCGACCGCAACGGCGTGATCGTGGTGCGGACCGGGACCACGGAGCTGGACGGGAGGGCGCTGGCCCGGCTGTGGCTCACCGACCGGCTCCAGGAGGGACTCTACGTCTACTTCGAGGTGGCCGACGACGGCTGCGGCATGGACCAGGATACCCTGGGCAAGATATTCGATCCCTTCTTCACCACCAAGTTCACCGGGCGGGGGCTGGGCATGGCCGCCGTTTTGGGGATCGTGCGCGGTCACAGGGGGACCATCGAGGTGCACAGTGAACCGGGGTTGGGTTCCTTGTTCAGGGTGTACCTCCCCGCGTGCGAAGGGGAACATCGGCAGCCTGCGCGGCAGCCGCAGAGCGTGGTCGCGGCATGCGGCTCCGGGACGGTGCTGCTGGTCGACGACGAGGAAGCGATCCGCAGCCTGGCGAGCGAGATGCTTCAGAGCCTCGGCTACAGCGTGTTGACCGCCGAGGACGGTTCTGCCGCCGTGGAAACATTCCGACTGCACCGGGACGAGGTGGACTGCGTGATCCTGGACCTCACCATGCCGCACATGGACGGCGAGCAGGCCCTGCAGCAGTTGCGGTCCTTGGACCCCCAGGTGCAGGTGATCCTCTCCAGCGGCTACAGCGAGCAGGAGATCACCGAGAGGTTCGTCGGCAGGGGGCTGGCCGGTTTCATCCAGAAGCCCTATCGTCTCGCTGATCTGGGGCAGAAACTGCAGCGGATCAGCACCAGGGAGCGGCGGTAA
- a CDS encoding sigma-54-dependent transcriptional regulator, with amino-acid sequence MTEPQVLLVDDDPISLGIIKKQLENQDIGCFTAESAANGLTLLERERVGLVITDLVMPEMDGIAFMHAARERFPSLPFIMLTAAGSIESAVAAMKEGAFDYLEKPCNRETFQLAVRRALEFGRVSGQNAQLLEHFQEKFSFHNIVTQSPAFRRVLEVAAKAAASPRTTICLTGESGTGKEVLAKAIHSTSGGLPVTFVAVNCAAIPEALLESELFGHVRGAFTGADRDREGKFSLAQGGTVLLDEIGDMPPSLQAKLLRVLEERSFEKIGSNKVLPADFRIIAATHRDLAEMVRKGEFREDLYHRINVVPLKIPPLRERREDIPLLVDFFINLFRQHQGKALPGVSRKALGVMMEYSWPGNIRELRNVLEYATILVSNELIRPEHLRLACSDAPGRPEQEGTVEYHLQFPPEELSLRAVTDRVLALTLERCAGNKSRAAELLKVNRKMFYS; translated from the coding sequence ATGACAGAACCACAGGTGTTACTAGTCGACGATGATCCGATCTCACTCGGCATCATCAAGAAGCAGCTAGAGAACCAGGACATCGGCTGCTTCACAGCCGAGAGCGCAGCAAACGGACTGACCCTGCTGGAAAGGGAAAGAGTGGGGCTGGTCATTACCGACCTGGTCATGCCGGAGATGGACGGCATCGCCTTCATGCACGCCGCCAGGGAGCGCTTTCCCTCCCTCCCCTTCATCATGCTCACCGCCGCCGGCAGCATCGAATCCGCAGTGGCGGCGATGAAGGAGGGAGCCTTCGACTACCTGGAAAAGCCGTGCAACCGGGAGACGTTCCAGCTCGCGGTGCGACGGGCGCTGGAATTCGGACGCGTGTCGGGGCAGAACGCCCAGCTGCTTGAGCATTTCCAGGAGAAGTTCAGTTTCCACAACATCGTGACCCAATCGCCCGCCTTCAGGAGGGTGCTGGAAGTGGCGGCGAAGGCGGCCGCCTCCCCGCGCACCACCATCTGCCTGACCGGAGAGAGCGGCACCGGCAAGGAGGTGCTCGCCAAGGCGATCCACAGCACCTCGGGCGGGTTGCCGGTGACCTTCGTGGCGGTGAACTGCGCGGCCATCCCCGAGGCGCTGCTGGAGAGCGAGCTGTTCGGCCATGTCCGGGGCGCCTTCACCGGCGCGGACCGGGACCGGGAGGGAAAGTTCTCCCTGGCGCAGGGTGGGACGGTGCTCCTCGACGAGATCGGGGACATGCCGCCCAGTCTGCAGGCCAAGCTGCTGCGCGTCCTCGAGGAGCGCAGCTTCGAGAAGATCGGCTCCAACAAGGTCCTCCCTGCCGACTTCCGGATCATCGCAGCCACGCACCGCGACCTGGCCGAAATGGTGCGCAAGGGGGAGTTCCGCGAGGATCTCTACCACAGGATCAACGTGGTGCCGCTCAAGATCCCCCCCCTGCGCGAGCGCAGGGAAGACATCCCGCTGCTGGTCGACTTTTTCATCAATCTCTTCAGGCAGCACCAGGGCAAGGCGCTCCCCGGCGTGTCCAGGAAGGCCTTGGGGGTGATGATGGAGTACTCGTGGCCGGGCAACATCCGGGAGCTCAGAAACGTGCTGGAGTACGCTACCATCCTGGTCTCCAACGAACTGATACGGCCGGAGCACCTGCGGCTTGCCTGCAGCGATGCCCCGGGCCGCCCCGAACAGGAGGGGACGGTGGAATACCACCTGCAGTTCCCCCCGGAGGAGCTGTCTCTGCGCGCCGTGACGGACCGGGTGCTGGCGCTGACCCTGGAGCGTTGCGCAGGCAACAAGTCGCGGGCGGCGGAGCTACTCAAGGTGAATCGCAAGATGTTCTACAGCTAA
- a CDS encoding radical SAM protein, protein MRHKSIIKRMTGRRLLNCILLCTELKARKTHLKSSPIIARINTYPLCNLKCPACQRIAKSTTASATGMMTLTQYREILDKIAAHLLLVVLYDEGEPLLHPELPQIIRYTASRNISTSISTNLSMPLSDKYLLDLMTSGLDRMTVSMDGMTQETYARYRIGGDIAMLKANLERLLRLRKQTGSKTRVEVQFLDFGFNAHEKSDVKEYAARVGADDFRALPSSIYGLEEYLADRSKTLSERDHLRRGCLDVWSIAHISSDGRLFPCDFGEDSGMPAVGNLFREDFATLWNKPRMTAIRAYFKGTDGSFDTSICMRCPSTNEAPFFLR, encoded by the coding sequence ATGCGGCACAAATCCATCATCAAGAGAATGACCGGCCGCAGGCTTTTGAACTGCATCCTGCTATGTACCGAACTGAAGGCACGCAAGACACACCTCAAATCCTCTCCGATCATCGCACGCATCAACACCTACCCTCTTTGCAACCTGAAGTGCCCGGCCTGTCAAAGGATTGCCAAGAGTACCACCGCGTCCGCCACCGGGATGATGACGCTTACTCAGTACCGGGAGATACTGGACAAGATCGCCGCGCATCTGTTGCTTGTCGTGCTGTACGACGAAGGGGAGCCGCTGCTGCATCCCGAACTGCCTCAGATCATCCGATACACGGCAAGCCGCAACATCTCGACCAGCATCAGCACCAATCTCAGCATGCCCCTCTCCGATAAGTACCTGCTGGACCTGATGACCTCGGGACTCGACCGCATGACGGTATCCATGGACGGCATGACGCAGGAGACCTACGCACGTTACCGGATCGGCGGGGACATCGCCATGCTCAAGGCGAACCTCGAGCGGCTCCTGCGGCTTAGAAAACAGACCGGCAGCAAGACCAGGGTCGAGGTCCAGTTCCTCGACTTCGGGTTCAATGCCCATGAAAAGTCCGATGTGAAAGAGTACGCCGCCCGGGTGGGAGCCGACGACTTCAGGGCATTGCCGTCGTCCATTTACGGGTTGGAAGAATACCTCGCGGACCGGAGCAAGACCCTGAGCGAGCGGGACCACCTGAGACGCGGATGCCTGGACGTCTGGAGCATCGCCCATATCAGCAGCGACGGCAGGTTGTTCCCCTGCGACTTCGGTGAGGACAGCGGCATGCCCGCGGTTGGGAACCTTTTCCGCGAGGATTTCGCAACACTGTGGAACAAGCCGCGCATGACGGCGATACGTGCCTA
- a CDS encoding DUF2459 domain-containing protein: MEKRPGREPFFAGCARALPRPWLPALLVVLLWAVLGCTAGTKWHYLPATRGEERSIYVIAHGWHAGIALPAEELGEELGFVKEYLRPGRYYEFGWGEAEFYQADKVTASIFLKAVFGRNPSVMHVFSMPVAPTEQFPGADLVELTLSKTGLKHLKDNLRASFKLDPAQRPYPLKGGPRAEYRFFKAEGDYLITHTCNTWTAKMLASGGVPMDTVFTLRSAGVMRQVKDARTEYLRLRPPGAETDKQRRSLPDSLQRSPFARVRRGPAPPVYTRTPMRRCTTGPLSSGRT, encoded by the coding sequence ATGGAAAAGCGACCGGGCAGGGAACCTTTTTTTGCCGGGTGTGCGCGAGCGCTGCCGCGACCATGGCTGCCTGCGCTGCTGGTGGTTTTGCTCTGGGCGGTGCTCGGCTGTACCGCGGGGACAAAGTGGCATTACCTGCCGGCGACGAGGGGGGAAGAGCGATCCATCTACGTCATAGCGCACGGCTGGCACGCGGGGATCGCCTTGCCTGCCGAAGAGCTGGGGGAGGAACTGGGCTTCGTCAAGGAGTACCTGCGCCCGGGGCGCTACTACGAGTTCGGCTGGGGGGAGGCCGAGTTCTATCAGGCGGACAAGGTGACGGCGTCCATCTTCCTGAAGGCGGTCTTCGGGAGAAACCCGAGTGTGATGCACGTCTTCTCCATGCCCGTTGCCCCGACTGAACAGTTTCCCGGTGCCGACCTGGTCGAGCTCACCTTGTCGAAAACCGGCTTGAAGCATTTAAAGGATAACCTGCGCGCCAGCTTCAAGCTCGACCCGGCGCAGCGCCCTTATCCGTTGAAGGGGGGACCGCGCGCCGAATACCGGTTCTTCAAGGCCGAGGGGGACTACCTCATCACCCATACCTGCAACACCTGGACTGCCAAGATGCTGGCAAGCGGCGGCGTGCCTATGGACACCGTTTTCACCCTGCGTTCGGCGGGGGTGATGCGGCAGGTAAAAGACGCCCGCACGGAGTACCTGAGGCTGCGCCCGCCAGGCGCGGAAACGGACAAGCAACGGCGGTCTCTTCCAGACTCGTTGCAGCGTTCCCCTTTCGCAAGGGTAAGGAGGGGGCCGGCTCCGCCAGTATACACCCGGACGCCCATGCGCCGATGCACGACCGGGCCTTTGTCATCGGGCAGAACCTGA
- a CDS encoding Os1348 family NHLP clan protein, with translation MSQESVEKFLGRLVTDGNFRRVAAASFEHAALQAGLTMSQAEIAALQRVDLDLLAALADSVDDSILRS, from the coding sequence ATGTCACAAGAATCGGTGGAAAAATTTCTGGGGCGCCTTGTCACCGACGGCAACTTCCGCCGGGTGGCGGCGGCCTCGTTCGAGCACGCGGCCCTGCAGGCGGGGCTCACCATGTCCCAGGCGGAAATAGCTGCGCTGCAACGTGTCGATCTCGACCTGCTGGCTGCCCTGGCCGACTCTGTCGACGACAGCATTCTGAGAAGTTAG